In a single window of the Papaver somniferum cultivar HN1 chromosome 8, ASM357369v1, whole genome shotgun sequence genome:
- the LOC113303555 gene encoding geranylgeranyl diphosphate reductase, chloroplastic-like: MATTSQIHYFHSLQKSWIFTTRKTPSYSPKSNRSSSVIICNSSTNNRHISGGRKLRAAVIGGGPAGSSAAEALSRGGIETYLIERSPSGAKPCGGAIPLCMLDEFSIPLDLIDRRVTQMKIISPSNLTVDFGKTLKPHEYIAMIRREVLDSFLRSRAESVGTNIINALFTHLELPDSPNSPYTLHYNSNGSKESISVDVVIGADGANSRVAKSIDAGNYSYAIAFQERIRLPDEKMKYYENLAEMYVGNDISPDFYGWVFPKCDHVAVGTGTVCSKQDIKLYQNGVRERVKEKIYGGKVIKVEAHPIPEHPRPRRVRGRVALVGDSAGYVTKCSGEGIYFAAKSGRMCGEAVVRASMNGVRMIDEKDLRREYLKKWDSQYINTFRFLDILQKVFYGNNAARECLVEICGCDYVQRMTFESYLYKKLARGNPWEDVKMVVNTVGSLIRSNIIKEEMERLEV; this comes from the coding sequence ATGGCAACAACATCCCAAATCCATTACTTTCACAGTCTCCAAAAGTCATGGATCTTTACAACCAGAAAAACTCCATCATATTCACCGAAATCTAACAGATCTTCCTCCGTTATCATCTGCAACTCTTCCACAAACAACCGGCACATCTCAGGTGGTCGAAAGCTACGCGCAGCTGTGATTGGTGGTGGTCCAGCTGGTTCGTCAGCAGCAGAAGCTCTATCAAGAGGCGGTATCGAAACATATCTCATCGAAAGAAGTCCATCCGGTGCTAAACCATGCGGCGGCGCAATTCCATTATGTATGCTTGATGAATTCTCAATCCCTCTTGATTTAATCGACCGTAGAGTCACTCAAATGAAAATCATATCTCCATCAAATCTCACAGTTGATTTCGGTAAAACCCTAAAACCTCATGAATACATAGCTATGATCCGCAGAGAAGTTCTTGATTCGTTCCTTCGTTCTCGCGCTGAATCGGTCGGTACAAACATCATCAACGCTCTTTTCACACATCTGGAGTTGCCTGATTCGCCTAACTCTCCGTACACCTTGCATTATAACAGCAATGGATCTAAGGAGTCGATTTCCGTTGATGTTGTGATCGGAGCCGATGGTGCTAACAGTAGGGTTGCAAAATCCATTGATGCTGGGAATTACAGTTACGCCATTGCTTTTCAAGAACGAATTCGTCTACCAGACGAGAAAATGAAATATTACGAGAATCTCGCTGAGATGTACGTTGGTAACGATATCTCCCCCGATTTTTACGGATGGGTTTTTCCGAAATGTGATCACGTGGCAGTTGGAACTGGAACGGTGTGTTCGAAGCAGGATATTAAGTTGTATCAGAATGGTGTTAGAGAGAGAGTGAAAGAGAAGATCTACGGTGGGAAAGTGATTAAAGTGGAGGCACACCCGATTCCTGAACATCCAAGACCTCGTCGGGTTAGAGGACGAGTTGCTCTAGTTGGTGATTCCGCTGGTTATGTTACAAAATGCTCAGGTGAAGGTATATATTTTGCAGCCAAATCAGGTAGAATGTGTGGAGAAGCAGTCGTAAGGGCGTCGATGAACGGAGTTAGAATGATCGATGAAAAAGATTTGAGAAGAGAGTATTTAAAAAAATGGGATTCGCAGTATATTAATACATTCAGGTTTTTGGATATACTGCAAAAGGTGTTCTATGGTAATAATGCTGCTAGAGAGTGTTTAGTGGAGATTTGTGGTTGTGATTATGTACAACGGATGACATTTGAGAGCTATTTGTATAAGAAGTTAGCTAGAGGGAATCCATGGGAAGATGTTAAAATGGTGGTCAATACGGTTGGTAGTCTGATTAGGTCTAACATTATTAAGGAAGAGATGGAAAGGCTTGAAGTGTAA